GGTTTAACCAGCACCTGTCGATTGGACGCGTGCAGTCACCGACCGTTTATTTGATTTACCAGCGCCATAAGGAAATCGAAAACTTCGTATCGGAACCTTTTTATCAAATCGAGGGACTGTTTCAGGCGGAAAAAGGCTCGTACAAAGGATTAGCGAAGATTAAGGAAAAGGATAAAGCCAAGGTGCAGGCACTGATGGATCAGCATGGGCTGAAGGAAAATGAGGATCTTCAGGGAACGATTCAAAATGTCGACAAGAAGACCAAGTACCAGAAGTCACCGAAGCTGCATTCCCTGTCCACCCTGCAAAGTGTCGCGAACCGGCGCTGGAAATACACGCCTTCCCACACGTTAAAGACGATGCAGAAGCTTTATGAAAAAGGACTGGTGTCCTATCCGCGAACGGACTGTAACTACATTACGAATAGTGAGTTCAATTATTTAGTGAACAAGTTGGATGCCTACCAGAAAGCGATGAACATATCGTTTACACCGGCTTCGTTAAAACCGAACAAACGGTATGTGAACAACAGCAAAGTCCAGGAGCACTATGCGATCATTCCGACGAAAACCGTACCTACCGAGAAGAAATTGAGCGGACTGAGCCGGGACGAGCACAACATTTACCATGAAGTGCTCGCGACAACTTTGGCGATGTTCCACGGAGATTACGTATATGAAGAGACGACGATTATGACCCACGTCAACGATCTGCCTTTTAAATCAACGGGCAGGAGAGAAGTGAAGCAGGGCTGGAAAGAGCTTTTTCCGAAACCGTCCAAAGCCAAACAGGAAAAAGACCCGATTCTGCCGGAGGTGCAGCAAGGGGAAGAGGTAGGGGCCCGCCTGCATATTAAAGAAAGCATGACGCAGCCGCCGAAGCCTTATACCGAAGGCCAGCTCATCAACATGATGAAAACGTGCGGAAAGCTTGTGGATGATGAGGAAGACGTGGAGATCTTAAAGGAAGTGGAAGGCCTCGGAACCGAAGCCACGCGTTCGAGTATTATTGAAACGATAAAAACGCAGAACTATATTGAAGTGAAGAAAAACAACGTTGCGATTACCGATAAAGGGATTATGCTGTGTGAAGCGATTGAAGGAACGCTGCTATCGAGCCCTGCCATGACAGCCAAGTGGGAGTCGTATTTAAAGAAAATCGGCAATGGCGATGGTTCGAAGCAGATGTTTATTAAGCAGACGAGTCAGTTTATTGAAAAGCTCATTCAGGAAACGCCGGAATCGATTCAACAGGTGAACGTGCGCAGTACCGGTGAGAAAAAACAATGGAATACGGCGGTCGCCAAATGTCCGGCCTGTACGAATGGCGAAATTATCGACCGGTATAAGTTTTATGCCTGTTCGAATTATAAAAACGGCTGTAAAGTGAGCTTTCCGAAGCGGCTGGCTGGAAAATCACTTTCCGCGAACATGATTAAGACGCTGTGTGAGAAGAAGAAAACGCGGGTGCTGAAAGGGTTTAAAGGTAAGAAACCGTTCAGTACGGCTTTAACGTTGGATGAAGAGTATAAGATTAAATTTGATTTTGCAAAAAAAACTTGAGAAACCTATCGGGGTGGACGGAGAATATCCTTTTCACCCCGTAGTGTGAATGCAAAAAGACATTAGGGGAAAACATGAAGTTTCTTTAATACTTTTGAAATCCTGCCAATGACTAAAAAGCCCCCGACATACATAAGGAAGGTGTAGAAGAAATTCCAATCCTCATTGTAGGATAAGGTTTCTATTAGAAGGGCGAACCCTTCCAAACCGGCCATCCCACCTATAAATAAACAATAGATCCAGATCGGTTTTATGTTTTTGTAGACGTAGAAATAAGTAAACCATGCTCCTGCGATGGTGAAAATGCCTAAGTCCAGGAAGATGGAGTCTAACAGCATGACTCCTGGCATCGGGTGAACTTTCCATAAACCTAATTGAATGCCGGCCTGATTGAAAACGACGGCAATTAAAGCGGTAATAGGTGCGGTCGTATAAAAGATCTTGGGAGCTTTTCGATACAAATAAATCCCTGTGATCCAGGGAAGAACAAAACCTGTAAGAATAATAAGCGTCAATTTTACCACCTCATGGTAGTATTTGGAGCTGCATGAGTTTTATGTATTTTTTAAGGTTCTAAACTTCTGGTTGAACCGACTGATAAAAAAAGGACAGCTGGAATAAACTGCACAGACTCACGTATCGCACAAATCGCCCCATACAAAAGAGCGCTTCAGTCACGAAGCGCTCTTTGTCTTTGACTCCCGGTCTGGGATAATCTTTTCCGGACGTTTTCGTTTAACGCATCCATCTCTTCAATAAACTGTTCACTCGAAGCGATGATCCGCTCGGATGATTGTTCGGTCGTTTTAAGCGCTTCGAATACGTTATCGAAAGACTCCTGAAGAGCTTCCATGCTGATCGCCGGATTCTCCATCATCTGTGTGGTTTCTTCTGCATTTTCTTTCAGGTTTCTGGAGTTCGAGAGCAGCATATTCTCGGTGGCTTTATTCACACCATTCACTGTATCGATTACTTTTCGCTGATTATTTAAAGCCAGCTGAATCGAAGCGGAGACGGTAATAATGTTTTTCGTCAGCGTAACCGCATTGCGAATCGATTCCTTCAGCTTTTCATTGTTTTTCTTAATAATGTCCACAGAGGAAATGCTCTGATGCAATACACTCTTCATCTGTGTCATATTTCTCGTACGGGTAATGATTTTCTCTTTTCCTTCGGTAAGCAGCGCCAAGTCGTATTCACCCGTCGTTTCTTTTTCTTTCAAAAGCTCAAATAGCTTCTTCCCAAGATAAATCTGCTTGTCCAGATCATAAATACGCTTCTGGGCGTTTTCCTTGATCAGCTGCAATTCGACGCTGTCTTCTTCCAGGCGGTCTTTCCCCGAAAGCAGACTGCGCACCACCGTATCGATCTTCGAGTCGACCGATTCGTACTTCTGCATGTAGCGGTCGATGGGCTGTTTTTTGCTTAGTTTGTAAAAGAATCGCTGTACTCCGTTGCCTTCGGTGCGCTTCGGATCAAGGTCAGACACGATCGCCTCGAGTTCACTCAGCGATTGGGGAATGTCATTATTGCCTTTTGTCATCAGATCGTTTACCGGGCGCTTTAGTGTTTCCATCGTTTCCCCGGCAACACGCTGTTCCTTTTCTCCGAGGTCCCCGAGCTCTCTCATCACGTCGGAAAGGGAGTCGTCTCTGGAAGAATGGAACCTTTCCGCGTACGCTTCGGCCTCTTCGTTCAAGCGGTCGATATCTTCTTTGTCAACAAGCGTCATCGCTTCTCTCAGATCCTGCTGGTTCATTTCAGCTTCTTTATCTCTTTGGAACGATTTTTCACTCATATTTATACCACCTATCTGCCATTTGTTGGTTTCCGGGAATAACAGCATGTTTCTTTACTTGCGCGAGAAGAAGTTTTCGTCTTCCTTGTTGTACTTGGATGCAATGATTCCCTTGCTTCTGGCAAAATTCTGCGCATGACTTTCTTCTTCTTTTTGTTCTAACGTTTCAATGAACTTACGCAAATCGTACATCGTATCAAGCAGTTCATCTTTCCGGTTTTCCTTATTTTCATCCGACAATCGCTGGAACGACTCGATGAAGTCGGGAACGTCCTTGTCCATCATCGTTTCCAGGGAATATTGCTCTTCGATTTCGAGTTCTTCCATTCGTTTGAATTGATTCACGGTCCGTTTCTTTAGGGAGGACCATTCCTTTTGGAGATCAGGATGATTCTCGAGGAATGGGAATTCCCAGCCTTCGAGGATCGCTTCTCCTGGATGCTCCGAAGTGGTTTCCTCCCCGGATGTTTCCCTTTTCTCTACGTAGGAATCTAAATACGTGTACAATACTTGCGAGAAGTCACGCAGCGTGTCTCCGAGACCTTTTCTTCTTGTGAATTCTTCTTTAAAAAACGTAGGGAAAATAGTCCTATCTTCTTCCACTTCAAACCGGCCAAGCAGCATGGTCGGGGGTTTACCGTACACCTCGATGGTTCCTCTGAACATATTGGATTTCTTGGGGATGATGACGGTGAAAAAGACCCCATTCCATAACACATCCAAAATATATCTTTTGTCCATCTCTACCAGTTCTTTTAGATCCAGATCGAAATAAACAGGGAATTTCCCTTTGCTGACCTGCTTCATTTCTCTCATGGTGTGAAAGTCGATATAGCGCTGGTATTCCGATAGATACGGCATGAATGTTTTTTCCAAATTCTCAAGCGTAGAAGAGTAGAAGTTGTCCATGCTTCGTCAGCCCCTTTTGAGTCCTTCCTTTTCCTCGACAAAATATTTCCATTATACTTTAAGAATACCACAAAACGGGGGTTAATATTAAGAAATAGCTATGTGCTCTCCGCCGGAAAAGACGGGGACTATGTTTCATCACTGTACTTAAAAATCGTAGCCCACACTCTTTTATTTCATTATATAGTGGGGGGATAAGATCATTTTCCAAAACGAGGATCTTGCTGAAAGGTAGCAAGGTCTATTTTATATGCAGTAGTTGGTAAGTTAGTGAGTTATTCTTTTCCTCGAATAATTGCATTTCCAATTGTTCAATCCTGATTTGTAGAACGTCCGCATAACCACACATTGATGGTTTTGGTTTGTTTAAGCCCATTTTCTAATTTTCATTTCCAAGCTCTTTAATCTCATCAAAATCAATATTTGTTACTCTGGACGCACCCTGCCACATTCGTGATTATGTGATTGAAGGCGCTAATAAACTATAGTATCATTAGAAAATATACATAATTTTCAATAAAATGAAAAAAGGATCGATTTACTAAGTTAAAGATTGAACAAATCTGATGAAAAAGTGACCGATTTCTGTTTGGGCAATGACACCGCCAAGCTTTTAATAATAACAAAGAGGTGAATAAATTGGATAACACTTTAATATCGTCAGACAATACGTGGGCGCTCTGGTCGTTTCTGACAGGGTGGGCTGCAATCAGTATTTATTTGGAGCAAAAGTACAAATGGGCATCGAAAATTTCCGGAGCAATCATTGCATTAATCGGTGCCATGGTATTAGCCAATTTAAATGTTATACCTCTTGAGTCAAGTGTGTATGATGCTGTATGGAATTATGTAGTACCGTTGGCGATTCCGTTACTATTATTTCAGGCGAATATCAAGAAGATTTGGCAGGAAAGCGGACGTATGTTAATTATCTTCCTGTTAAGCTCCATTGGTACGGTCGCCGGTACCATTATCTCTTTTATGCTCTTAAAAGATGTGATACCCCATCTGGATAAAATTGGTGCCATGATGGCAGGTTCCTATACGGGAGGTGGCGTAAACTTTGCAGCAATGGCCGCAAAATTCGAGGCTCCAAGTGACCTTGTTTCGGCTACAGTGGTTGCAGACAATATGATGATGGCCACCTTCTTCTTTGTTTTGATGGCCATCCCTACATTTTCATTTTTCCGTGACAAATTCAAAACTCCTCATATTGATGATGTAGAATCGGGTGTTACTGGAGATGAGAGTGAAACGCAGGCAGCTTCTTTCTGGAAAGGGAAAGAAATATCATTAAAAGATATTGCGATCAGTGTGGCGAGTGCATTCGCCCTTGTGACCGTATCCTTTAATCTCGCAGACTTTTTTGCCAGTATCCTTCCTGCTGGTGAGGATGTAAACATCACTTTTCAGGTGTTGGGTGGTATCATTGGCGATCGTTATCTGATGCTTACGACACTTACAGTGCTGGCAGTTTCATTGTTTCCCAGACAATTCGAAAGCATTAAAGGCACACAGGAGATTGGCACGTTCTTGATTTATTTATTCTTTGTAGTCATCGGGGTACCAGCTTCTATTGCAATAGTAGTAACAACATCACCTTTATTATTGGTATTTGTTTTAATTATTGTGCTGATGAATGTGCTAGTCTCTCTGGTTTTGGGTAAATTATTTAAATTTAATTTAGAAGAGACTCTTCTTGCAAGTAACGCAAACATGGGAGGTCCCACAACGGCTGCAGCAATGGCGATTGCAAAAGGCTGGCATAAATTGATTGTGCCCATTCTTCTTGTGGGTACACTCGGGTATATAATTGGAAACTACATTGGCACAGGACTTGGGTTCTGGTTTCAGAATCTAATGTAATTCAGGGGAAGCCCATTTGTGGGAGGATGTCGATCAAAAAAGTGTAGTAGTACATATGACTGGAGAACCCATTTCTCTTAGTCTGAAAATTAGATGATTTGGTGACAGGATAATGACTGGGCACTATTAATAATGTATTAAAACTTATTGTATTTGATTATCTGATAACGTGGAGAAAATCTTAAATCGCAACCCACCCAACATAAGATTTCAAAGCTTAAATAACCAGTGAAGTAACAATATAATAAGCATAAAAAAAGCTTGGGAAAATCCCAAGCTTTTTGTCTTTAATGTGAAAATATTTTCTTTATCAAATATATAACTAATAAGATCGGAAGAAGAAAAACAGCTAAAACCCTTACATCAGTGGCAAAAGCAACTACTCCGATAAACATTACAATAGAAATTAAGATAATGAATATCACTAACACTTTTAATAACAAATTCATTTTGTTCCTCCAGACTACAACTTAACATTTTCCGGTTAGATATGATGTGGTTAGTCCACATCCAGATCCAAATATTCAACACCTATTATCCATACATTTTTAAACTTTCACAATACCTAATCGATCAAAAGCTTTTGATCGTAAACTGTTAATTTTAGTGTATAGAAGCGGACGTTTTGTGGACCAAAATCAAGTTTAATATAAAATGGTCCCATTCATTCTTATCACTCTTTTATAAAAACAGACCTAATAGTATTCATTACAAGATTATTGGAAACGTTTATGCAGGGACATTCATCTTGACAGGGGGGAGGTTGTTTTAGGGGTGCGATCTAGCGTAAGTATGGTGGCACTTTTGACTGGATATCGAATGGATTCTCTTCACTAATACTTATATCTTATTAGCTTTCATATTAATAACTTGAAATTGTAACACTGATTATAGAAGGGTTTTTACTTCTTCTCTAGTATTATTTATTTAATACAGTGAAGGGGCTTGATGATGTAATCACCATCCTAACCCCCTGGTGAAAAATACTTTTCATGTATAAGCCAATAAAAGCTAACAAAAGGGCTTCTTAAGAGTCATATCGCCACTAAGAAGCCCTTTTGCTTATCATTTATTTTTTCCGATACCTCAAAAACTTCACAATCTCCATCATAATCACAGCTCCAAGAGCGAGGGAAGTCGCAATCAACCAATCGGTTATACCAAATTCGGCTGGGATGTGAAATACATCGCGAGCGAACGGTAATACGGTAATGCCGTATAGGACAAATCCAAGGGCAACCGCCCCGACCACGTATTTGTTACTAAACAACCCAATGCTGATGGCTGATTTCGTATTGGATCGTGTGGCGAATGTCTGGAGCGTTCTGGATAGAATTAAGGTGGTAAAGGCCATCGCAACGCCCATTTCATTGGAATGGCTTAAGCCGATATAGAAGGAGCTCGTTACAGCAATCGCAATCAATGTGCCTCTTGTTAAGACGGCTTGGATCGTTTTTCTATCAAAAATTCCTTCATCAACAGGGCGTGGTTTTCGTTTCATGACGTTTGGTTCAGATTTCTCTACTCCTAACGCAATGGCAGGAAGTGAGTCGTTGACTAGGTTAATGAATAACAGCTGCAAGGCAGTGAAAGGGTTTGGCAGGTTAAAGATTACGGCATATAAAATAGTAAGGATGGCTCCTAAATTCCCTGCAAATAAGTAGCTGATCGCCTTCTTGATGTTATCAAATACCGTACGTCCAACTTGTACGGCATTGACGATGGAGACGAAATTATCATCAGTT
The Halobacillus halophilus DSM 2266 DNA segment above includes these coding regions:
- a CDS encoding type IA DNA topoisomerase; translated protein: MTNVVILAEKPSQAKAYAAAFTTQEKSKTSIRLKPDATFPNGATITWGVGHLVELKEPHDYKPEWKKWKLDQLPIVPDRFYEKVSKGKWEQFQAVKKLFQQADVIVNAADVDREGSNIFYSILRLTGVKGKPIQRLWINSLEKDEVRKGFQNLQSNDKDLRMFDEAKARQISDWMVGINASRLFTLLLQKKGFNQHLSIGRVQSPTVYLIYQRHKEIENFVSEPFYQIEGLFQAEKGSYKGLAKIKEKDKAKVQALMDQHGLKENEDLQGTIQNVDKKTKYQKSPKLHSLSTLQSVANRRWKYTPSHTLKTMQKLYEKGLVSYPRTDCNYITNSEFNYLVNKLDAYQKAMNISFTPASLKPNKRYVNNSKVQEHYAIIPTKTVPTEKKLSGLSRDEHNIYHEVLATTLAMFHGDYVYEETTIMTHVNDLPFKSTGRREVKQGWKELFPKPSKAKQEKDPILPEVQQGEEVGARLHIKESMTQPPKPYTEGQLINMMKTCGKLVDDEEDVEILKEVEGLGTEATRSSIIETIKTQNYIEVKKNNVAITDKGIMLCEAIEGTLLSSPAMTAKWESYLKKIGNGDGSKQMFIKQTSQFIEKLIQETPESIQQVNVRSTGEKKQWNTAVAKCPACTNGEIIDRYKFYACSNYKNGCKVSFPKRLAGKSLSANMIKTLCEKKKTRVLKGFKGKKPFSTALTLDEEYKIKFDFAKKT
- a CDS encoding toxic anion resistance protein is translated as MSEKSFQRDKEAEMNQQDLREAMTLVDKEDIDRLNEEAEAYAERFHSSRDDSLSDVMRELGDLGEKEQRVAGETMETLKRPVNDLMTKGNNDIPQSLSELEAIVSDLDPKRTEGNGVQRFFYKLSKKQPIDRYMQKYESVDSKIDTVVRSLLSGKDRLEEDSVELQLIKENAQKRIYDLDKQIYLGKKLFELLKEKETTGEYDLALLTEGKEKIITRTRNMTQMKSVLHQSISSVDIIKKNNEKLKESIRNAVTLTKNIITVSASIQLALNNQRKVIDTVNGVNKATENMLLSNSRNLKENAEETTQMMENPAISMEALQESFDNVFEALKTTEQSSERIIASSEQFIEEMDALNENVRKRLSQTGSQRQRALRD
- a CDS encoding DUF819 family protein is translated as MDNTLISSDNTWALWSFLTGWAAISIYLEQKYKWASKISGAIIALIGAMVLANLNVIPLESSVYDAVWNYVVPLAIPLLLFQANIKKIWQESGRMLIIFLLSSIGTVAGTIISFMLLKDVIPHLDKIGAMMAGSYTGGGVNFAAMAAKFEAPSDLVSATVVADNMMMATFFFVLMAIPTFSFFRDKFKTPHIDDVESGVTGDESETQAASFWKGKEISLKDIAISVASAFALVTVSFNLADFFASILPAGEDVNITFQVLGGIIGDRYLMLTTLTVLAVSLFPRQFESIKGTQEIGTFLIYLFFVVIGVPASIAIVVTTSPLLLVFVLIIVLMNVLVSLVLGKLFKFNLEETLLASNANMGGPTTAAAMAIAKGWHKLIVPILLVGTLGYIIGNYIGTGLGFWFQNLM